A stretch of the Papaver somniferum cultivar HN1 chromosome 6, ASM357369v1, whole genome shotgun sequence genome encodes the following:
- the LOC113289208 gene encoding protein TRIGALACTOSYLDIACYLGLYCEROL 5, chloroplastic-like — protein sequence MVLTNFNGSGVGFGFGAGCGFGIGWGFGGMPLGFLGLGAGGGCGVGLGLGWGFGTAFGSHYRTTKTTFKGTDFNSKSESDSKPSTDYSKITSSQKVIRAEE from the exons ATGGTTCTCACTAATTTCAATGGTTCCGGTGTCGGATTCG GATTTGGTGCTGGTTGTGGTTTCGGAATCGGTTGGGGTTTCGGAG GTATGCCACTGGGTTTCTTGGGTCTCGGAGCAG GTGGAGGCTGTGGAGTTGGGCTTGGCCTTGGATGGGGATTTGGCACTGCCTTTGGCAGTCATTATCGAACTACAAAAACTACATTTAAAGGCACTGATTTCAATAGTAAGAGTGAAAGCGATAGTAAACCATCAACTGACTACTCAAAGATTACCTCCTCTCAGAAGGTTATTCGTGCTGAAGAGTAA